Proteins encoded together in one Telopea speciosissima isolate NSW1024214 ecotype Mountain lineage chromosome 4, Tspe_v1, whole genome shotgun sequence window:
- the LOC122659712 gene encoding CASP-like protein 1E1, whose amino-acid sequence MVDGMENGGGKNTMKVANERKVRSSEVLLRFLALLSTLIAVIVTIVSEETELVPVVVLANLPPVYVPATAKWQYSSAFVYFLVANVIACAYAALTLMLSIMKVAGTNGIAMVMIVFDLLVVALLFSSSGAAAAIGVVGYKGNVHVRWEKVCDIFAKYCRYTATAVAVSLFGSTVFLVLLALTALHLRKKSL is encoded by the exons atggtggaTGGAATGGAGAATGGTGGAGGGAAGAATACGATGAAGGTAGCGAACGAAAGAAAGGTGAGAAGTTCAGAAGTGCTGCTTAGGTTTCTGGCACTTCTCTCTACTCTCATCGCAGTTATCGTCACTATCGTTTCTGAGGAAACAGAGCTCGTTCCTGTCGTCGTTCTAGCTAACCTCCCTCCCGTATATGTTCCTGCAACTGCTAAATGGCAATACTCCTCCGCCTTCGT ATATTTTCTAGTGGCAAACGTGATAGCGTGTGCATACGCAGCATTAACGCTGATGCTGTCGATAATGAAGGTGGCGGGGACAAATGGAATAGCAATGGTCATGATCGTCTTTGATCTCTTAGTGGTGGCGCTCCTCTTCTCCAGCAGCGGTGCCGCGGCGGCGATAGGTGTCGTGGGTTACAAAGGGAACGTTCATGTAAGGTGggagaaagtgtgtgacatctTTGCTAAGTACTGTCGCTACACCGCTACTGCTGTTGCCGTCTCTCTCTTTGGATCCACCGTCTTTCTTGTTCTGTTAGCACTCACGGCTTTGCATCTCCGCAAGAAATCTCTTTAG